In Candidatus Gastranaerophilales bacterium, the following are encoded in one genomic region:
- a CDS encoding nucleoside transporter C-terminal domain-containing protein, whose translation MERFFGIFGILAILFIAYLLSNNKSRINWYTIFSGLALQLALALFILKTTIGQKIFHAIGVGIDRLLVFSDAGGDFVFGALTKMNLLHHEVFGDYGAYLFALKLIPTIIFIAILVNIAYHLGLMQRIVSFIAKIVYKIMRVSGSEALSNVSSAFVGQVEAQLMIKPYVPTMTNSELLASMTGSMACIAGGVMAVYIGMGVPAEYLLTASIMAAPGALVISKLVYPETKKSETRGSIELDVKQNYVNLLDAIAQGASEGMKISINVIAMLIGFIALIAMINAILGKFGLFVFHYTGIEHILGMDMQAFSLKSILGTVFSIFAFLMGVPFAEASQVGGLMGTKLVINEFVAYTDLLPMIKAGQLSPRSIVIATFALCGFANFGSIAIQVGGIGEIAPNRKEDLARLGLKALICGTLASYMSATIAGIIF comes from the coding sequence TTGGAAAGATTTTTTGGGATTTTCGGTATATTGGCTATTTTGTTTATAGCTTATTTATTGTCGAATAATAAAAGCCGTATAAATTGGTATACAATATTTTCGGGACTTGCCCTGCAATTAGCGCTGGCATTATTTATTTTAAAAACCACAATAGGTCAGAAAATATTCCATGCAATAGGAGTAGGAATAGACAGACTGCTGGTTTTTTCCGATGCCGGCGGGGATTTTGTTTTTGGCGCTCTTACAAAAATGAATTTGCTGCACCATGAAGTTTTTGGCGATTACGGTGCATACCTTTTTGCACTTAAGCTGATTCCCACAATTATCTTTATAGCAATTCTTGTGAATATAGCCTACCATCTGGGTCTTATGCAAAGGATAGTATCTTTTATAGCCAAAATCGTTTATAAAATAATGAGAGTCAGCGGCAGCGAAGCTTTGTCCAATGTTTCGAGCGCTTTTGTAGGTCAGGTTGAAGCCCAGCTTATGATTAAACCTTACGTACCTACAATGACCAATTCAGAGCTTTTAGCTTCAATGACAGGTTCTATGGCATGCATTGCAGGCGGAGTGATGGCTGTTTATATAGGGATGGGGGTTCCTGCGGAATATCTTTTAACCGCCAGTATTATGGCGGCTCCCGGAGCGCTTGTTATTTCAAAACTTGTTTATCCTGAAACCAAAAAATCGGAAACAAGAGGTTCTATTGAACTTGATGTTAAACAGAATTACGTGAATTTACTTGATGCTATTGCGCAAGGCGCATCAGAAGGTATGAAAATATCCATTAACGTAATAGCAATGCTTATTGGCTTTATAGCTTTGATTGCCATGATTAATGCTATTTTAGGAAAATTCGGTTTGTTTGTTTTTCATTATACAGGTATTGAGCATATACTAGGAATGGATATGCAGGCATTTAGTTTGAAAAGTATTTTAGGTACTGTGTTTTCAATATTTGCGTTTCTTATGGGAGTTCCGTTTGCTGAGGCTTCTCAGGTCGGCGGGCTTATGGGGACCAAACTGGTTATAAATGAATTTGTCGCTTATACCGATTTATTGCCTATGATTAAGGCAGGACAATTAAGTCCTCGTTCTATAGTAATAGCAACTTTTGCATTATGCGGATTTGCAAATTTTGGTTCAATTGCAATACAAGTAGGCGGAATAGGTGAAATAGCCCCCAACCGCAAAGAAGACCTCGCCAGACTCGGGCTTAAAGCCTTGATTTGCGGGACTTTGGCATCCTATATGTCCGCCACTATTGCGGGAATAATATTTTAA